A portion of the Cololabis saira isolate AMF1-May2022 chromosome 17, fColSai1.1, whole genome shotgun sequence genome contains these proteins:
- the si:ch211-250c4.3 gene encoding uncharacterized protein si:ch211-250c4.3 yields MSVKVKRAGLLLRWQRSWSIPAPWSWRRGRGKGKGDRDAILGSEVILTNMKLFNNFHESFLMADDSVSTMSTTSVSDQDMLDCMKACEVNSHLDDQSSRPQTGSGSDYLSAILDSQLPRLYKFESEDSGVELASGANSPSTPTGSEHSFVVHSRESSCDSCNLSTDPACSPNELILNVQSSESKLASDPVKKTFNLTVDAQERGLIQRQECSSLAVSPSRASETSPGGEGEAHDHSEETRVLTEETRSEERREATTGPCGDMMGKEPACMRRSASSDSLEEYMDQCCRLSEVQQQNSSPPGTGLGYLEHVCQLLQKIAQLQEINLQMQRQICSLQEDGRMEKMKEDCFQQRCICGAAAFSSQELQKRLSTSDLSPHSLSDLSSIPEFSRQPPLSPRTGSRSECLTPTPLWKRSLNRRSYTEGDSCFLRDNEGLSVPQRRLSESYTWGRVKELVRKTKGKNPSRLGLSSSSLKMSCPQLYRPDKEPTEPGFKSRKSMYGWGHHSKLDLSWPQ; encoded by the exons GGAAAGGAGACCGGGACGCCATACTTGGAAGTGAGGTTATCCTGACAAATATGAAACTTTTCAACAACTTCCATGAAAGTTTCCTGATGGCCGATGATTCCGTCTCCACCATGTCAACGACATCAGTTTCGGACCAGGACATGTTGGATTGTATGAAAGCCTGTGAGGTGAATTCCCACCTTGATGACCAGTCCAGTCGGCCTCAGACGGGGTCCGGCTCCGACTACCTGTCTGCCATCCTAGACTCTCAGCTGCCACGCTTGTACAAGTTTGAATCGGAAGACTCTGGTGTGGAACTGGCCAGTGGAGCTAACTCTCCATCCACCCCAACAGGGTCAGAGCACAGTTTTGTCGTTCACAGTCGAGAGTCCTCCTGTGATTCTTGTAACTTAAGCACTGATCCAGCCTGCTCTCCAAATGAACTCATTTTAAATGTGCAGAGCTCTGAGAGTAAGCTCGCAAGCGACCcagtgaaaaaaacatttaatttaacAGTGGATGCTCAAGAAAGAGGATTGATACAGAGACAGGAATGTAGCTCGTTGGCTGTGTCCCCCAGCAGGGCGTCAGAGACCAGCCccggaggagaaggagaggcaCATGACCATTCTGAGGAGACCAGAGTTTTAACTGAGGAAACCCGCTCAGAAGAGAGGCGGGAAGCCACAACGGGTCCATGTGGTGACATGATGGGCAAGGAACCAGCGTGTATGAGGCGAAGCGCCTCCAGCGACAGTCTGGAGGAGTATATGGACCAATGCTGCAGGCTTAGTGAG GTGCAACAGCAGAATTCCAGCCCTCCGGGCACCGGCCTGGGCTACCTGGAGCATGTCTGCCAACTCCTCCAGAAGATCGCTCAGCTGCAGGAGATCAATCTGCAGATGCAAAGGCAGATCTGCAGTCTGCAGGAAGATGGCAGGATGGAAAAGATGAAGGAG GACTGTTTCCAGCAGCGCTGCATCTGTGGAGCAGCAGCGTTTTCCTCTCAGGAGCTGCAGAAAAGGCTCTCCACTAGTGACCTTTCACCCCACAGTCTCTCTGATCTGTCCAGCATCCCAGAGTTCAGCCGGCAGCCGCCACTATCACCCAGGACAG GCAGTAGGAGTGAATGTTTGACCCCCACCCCTCTGTGGAAGAGAAGCCTGAACCGGAGGAGTTATACCGAGGGGGACAGCTGCTTCCTCAGGGACAACGAGGGACTGTCCGTCCCCCAGCGCAGG CTAAGTGAAAGCTACACCTGGGGCCGAGTGAAAGAACTTGTGAGGAAAACTAAAGGGAAGAATCCGAGCAGGCTGGGACTGAGTTCCTCTTCCCTGAAGATGTCCTGCCCTCAGCTGTACAG ACCTGACAAAGAGCCCACGGAACCTGGATTCAAAAGCAGGAAGTCCATGTACGGCTGGGGCCACCACAGCAAACTGGACTTGTCTTGGCCGCAGTGA